In the genome of Fructilactobacillus hinvesii, the window AGTCATTGAACCACCACCGAGCTTGTCACTTAACTTAGCAGCCCGTTCCAATAATCGAGAGTGGGTATAGAAGATGTCACCGGGATAAGCTTCACGGCCAGGTGGACGTCTCAAAATCAAAGAGAGTTCACGATAAGCGTTCGCTTGTTTCGTTAAGTCATCATAGATGATTAACACGTGCTTCCCTTTGTTCATGAAGTATTCACCCATCGTTGCTCCCGCATATGGTGCGATGTAAAGCAACGGAGCTGGTTCAGAAGGACCAGCAGTTACAACCGTCGTGTAGTCCATTGCTCCAAACTTCCGCAGGGTTTCTACTTGTTGCATTACCGTAGAATCCTTTTGTCCGATGGCAACGTAAATACAAATCATGTCTTGGTCTTTTTGGTTCAGGATCGTATCAACGGCAATCGAAGTCTTCCCAGTTTTTCTGTCTCCGATAATCAATTCCCGTTGTCCCCGACCAATCGGTACCAACGCATCAATCGCTTTAATCCCAGTTTGTAATGGTTCATCAACTGATTTCCGATCCATGATTCCAGGTGCCTTGTGTTCAATTGGCATCTCAGCCTCGGTTTCAATCTTGCCATTACCATCAATTGGTTGACCTAGTGAGTTAACAACTCGACCCACCATTGCGTCACCAACGGGAACTTCCATGATGCGTCCGGTTCTTTTTACGGAATCACCTTCACGAATCCCGGTGTAATCACCAAGAACCACGATTCCGACGTTGTTGTTTTCCAAGTTTTGCACCATTCCGTAGGTTCCACTTTGGAATTCAACCAATTCTCCGGATAAGGCATTATCAAGTCCATAGGCCCGAGCCACACCGTCACCAATGTAGGTAACGATTCCAGTTTCTGCAACTGAGAGCTCGTCCTGATAGCCTTCTAATTGCTTCTTAATTAGAGCACTGATTTCTTCAGCCTTAATGCTCATAAAAGTTTCACCTCTTTCTTCTGCGAACTTATTACTGCAGTAACAACCGTTTCATCTTATCAATCTTAGTTTTAATGCTGCCATCAAACACGATGTTTTCAGACCGCAAAACTACCCCACCGATAATGTCTGGATCGGTTTGTTCTTGTAACTGGACCTGCTTAGCGTTCACTCGTTTAGCAAAGGTTTGCGCTAACTGGTCGTGTTGATCCTGCGAAAGCGGAACCGCCGTGGTTACAGTTGCAGTAACAATTCCGTGTTTTTGATCATACAAGCGCTTAAACTCGGCAACGACTGCGGCTAGGTCGCTAATCCGACCATAGTCAAACAGCATCTTCAACAAGTTTTGCACTGCCGGCGTTTGCACGTTTTCCACGAGCAGCGTCAACAGGGCTTGCTTTTGTGCGTTATCAAGTGCCGTTGCTGCTAAAGCGCCAGTTAGTTCTGGTTCATCGTCTAAAACTGCTTGAATGACATCCAAATCTGCTCTTCCGGCATCAACTTGATCATTAGTTTCTAAAACCGCATACAGCGCTTTGGAATACCGTTTAGCAACATCAAGTTTAGTTAGACTCATGACTATCCAACTCCTTAATGTAAGAATCAATCAACGTCTTTTGATCATTGGCGTCTAAGTTCTTTTGAATAATCTTGGAAGCAATTTCAATAGATAAATCAGCTACGTCATCTTTTGTGCTAGCCAGAGCATCTCGCTTTTGTTGTTCAATGTCCTTAGCCGCATTTTCTTTAATGGTTTTGGCATCCAAGTTTGCGTCACTAATAATGGATTCGCGCCGTTTATCACCGGTTTGTTGGGCCTTATTAATGATTTCGTTTGCTTCTGCTTGCGAATTAGCCAAAGCTTCCTTACGTTGTTTTGCCAACTCAAGGGCTTCAGTCCGCGACTTTTCGGCCGTATCAATATCATTGGCAATTTTATCCGACCGGTCTTGCATCATCTTGGTGACTGGTTTCCAAGCAAAAATCTTGATTAACCACATCAGAATAATGAATAACACCGCGTAGAACAAGGCATCACCAATATTAAATGCCTCTCCAACCACTAACATCTATTGACACCTCCTTTGTTTGTTAATCAACATTAAATGATTACTTGTTGATAACCAACATTGCAATCACGAAGGCTAAGATGGGCATAACTTCGATCAAAGCGACCCCAATAAACATGTTAGTCCGTAAAGTATTGCTTAATTCTGGCTGACGGGCCATTCCTTCAAGCATCTTAGAAATCAAAATTCCGTCACCGATACCAGCACCAACAGCGGCACCTGCGATCGCGATTCCTGCTCCAATTGCACCCATAAATACTTCCTCCTTTTCTTATTCCTCAATTGATAACTTCTGAGAAACATAAACACATGATAAAGTTACAAATACGTAGGCTTGAATACAGCCAATAAATACTGAGAAGGCCATCCACGCCATTTCAATTGGTGCTGAAATAGCCAGCGTGACAATCCCATGCGAAAATGCCATTTTCGCAATTAAACCTGCCAGCAATTCACCAGCAAAAATATTACCGTACACCCGAATTCCAAGGGTTAAGAAATTAGTAAACTCTTCCATCAAGTTAATTGGCAACAAGTACGGAATGGGCTGCAGATAGGTTTCAAAGTGGCCTTTGTAACCCAACTTTTGCACACTCGAGAATTGAGCAATCAACATTGACATCAGCGCAAACGACATTGCAACGATTGGATCGGCCGTAGGACTCTTTACGTACACAATTCCTCCTACTTCAATATGGAGAAATAATCCCAATTGGTTAGAAACCAAGATGAAGAAGAAGAGCGTAAAAGCCCATAAACCATAATCCTTGGTTGATCCACTTGGCATCGTCGACTTCACAATTCCGTTCGTAAAGTCAATCATGTACTCCAATAAATTTTGCTTCCCGGTCGGCTTCATTTGAATTTTCCGCGAACAGAAATAAACAAAGCTAAACACGATTGCTGCAACGATGAGTCCTGAAATCATGTTCCCAACGTTGAAGGTCAAACCGCAAAATTGAAAAGTACGAGTTGGATCCACTAATTATCACCTCTTTTGCCTTTCAAATAGCGAACGGTCGGCGCTGAATTCACACCTTGCTTTACCATTCATTTTAAGAAAAACCACAACTGCGGCTAATCCTAAAATTCATTAGAATGATACCACCAAATGAAGCTAAATACAAAGTAAATTATTTCCTTTTCACCGTGTAATGTACGTGATTGATGCCCAAGCAAAAAAGCAGAAATCACAAGATTTCTGCTTTTTAACTTTATTTGGTTCCAAACAAACGGTCCCCAGCGTCCCCTAATCCAGGCACAATGTACCCATGGTCTAGGTGATCATCTAAGGCAGCGGCGTAAATTTCAACGTCTGGATGAGCTTTTTCCAGTGCCTCTACGCCTTCGGGAGCAGCAACTAAGCACACAAACTTAATGTTTTTCGCACCCCGTTTTTTCAGTGCATCAATTGCCATGATGGCTGATCCCCCGGTAGCAAGCATGGGATCTACCACTAAAACTTCCCGGTCTTCAATGTCAGCCGGTAATTTCACAAAGTATTCGTGTGGTTCAAGCGTCTTTTCATCCCGGTACATACCGACGTGCCCCACTCGAGCACTCGGCAGTAGTTCCAAGATTCCATCAACCATTCCAATTCCAGCTCGAAGAATTGGCACGATGGCCACTTTTTTCCCGGCTAATTTTTTCGTGGTAGTTTTCCCCATTGGAGTTTCAATCTCAACGTCTTTTAACGGCATGTCCCGAGTAACCTCGAAGGCCATTAAATTGGCAATTTCGTTCACAACTTCCCGAAATTCATTAGTCCCGGTCTTTTTGTCCCGGATGATACTTAACTTGTGTTGAATCAACGGATGATTCATAACGTGAAACTTACTCAACGTCCCCACTCCTTTTTCTGTTTAAATCCACTACTAATCATATCACGAAGTGAACTAACGTGTAATGGGGTGCGTTTTACACAATGATTGAACGGTGGCCCGTACTTCAGCTAACGTTTCCTCGTCGTGGGGATGGTCAACCGTTTTGATGATTAGTTGAGCCACTTGCCGTGCGTCTGCTTCGT includes:
- the atpE gene encoding F0F1 ATP synthase subunit C, whose translation is MGAIGAGIAIAGAAVGAGIGDGILISKMLEGMARQPELSNTLRTNMFIGVALIEVMPILAFVIAMLVINK
- the atpA gene encoding F0F1 ATP synthase subunit alpha; the encoded protein is MSIKAEEISALIKKQLEGYQDELSVAETGIVTYIGDGVARAYGLDNALSGELVEFQSGTYGMVQNLENNNVGIVVLGDYTGIREGDSVKRTGRIMEVPVGDAMVGRVVNSLGQPIDGNGKIETEAEMPIEHKAPGIMDRKSVDEPLQTGIKAIDALVPIGRGQRELIIGDRKTGKTSIAVDTILNQKDQDMICIYVAIGQKDSTVMQQVETLRKFGAMDYTTVVTAGPSEPAPLLYIAPYAGATMGEYFMNKGKHVLIIYDDLTKQANAYRELSLILRRPPGREAYPGDIFYTHSRLLERAAKLSDKLGGGSMTALPIVETQAGDVSAYIPTNVISITDGQIFLNADMFYAGDRPAIDAGTSVSRVGGDAQIPAMKKVAGTLRIDLASYHELESFAQFGSDLDEATRAKLDRGARTVEVLKQKLHDPIPVEKQVLILYCLTHGYLDKIAVDDVLRFQNEIFNYFDDQHADLLQQIKETGKLPDEQQLTTAISEFAKLFTSTAATDQDQNAQQA
- the atpB gene encoding F0F1 ATP synthase subunit A, yielding MDPTRTFQFCGLTFNVGNMISGLIVAAIVFSFVYFCSRKIQMKPTGKQNLLEYMIDFTNGIVKSTMPSGSTKDYGLWAFTLFFFILVSNQLGLFLHIEVGGIVYVKSPTADPIVAMSFALMSMLIAQFSSVQKLGYKGHFETYLQPIPYLLPINLMEEFTNFLTLGIRVYGNIFAGELLAGLIAKMAFSHGIVTLAISAPIEMAWMAFSVFIGCIQAYVFVTLSCVYVSQKLSIEE
- the upp gene encoding uracil phosphoribosyltransferase gives rise to the protein MSKFHVMNHPLIQHKLSIIRDKKTGTNEFREVVNEIANLMAFEVTRDMPLKDVEIETPMGKTTTKKLAGKKVAIVPILRAGIGMVDGILELLPSARVGHVGMYRDEKTLEPHEYFVKLPADIEDREVLVVDPMLATGGSAIMAIDALKKRGAKNIKFVCLVAAPEGVEALEKAHPDVEIYAAALDDHLDHGYIVPGLGDAGDRLFGTK
- the atpF gene encoding F0F1 ATP synthase subunit B — translated: MLVVGEAFNIGDALFYAVLFIILMWLIKIFAWKPVTKMMQDRSDKIANDIDTAEKSRTEALELAKQRKEALANSQAEANEIINKAQQTGDKRRESIISDANLDAKTIKENAAKDIEQQKRDALASTKDDVADLSIEIASKIIQKNLDANDQKTLIDSYIKELDSHESN
- the atpH gene encoding ATP synthase F1 subunit delta is translated as MSLTKLDVAKRYSKALYAVLETNDQVDAGRADLDVIQAVLDDEPELTGALAATALDNAQKQALLTLLVENVQTPAVQNLLKMLFDYGRISDLAAVVAEFKRLYDQKHGIVTATVTTAVPLSQDQHDQLAQTFAKRVNAKQVQLQEQTDPDIIGGVVLRSENIVFDGSIKTKIDKMKRLLLQ